One stretch of Serinicoccus hydrothermalis DNA includes these proteins:
- a CDS encoding aminopeptidase P family protein, translating into MSEKQHKAEHRNRPTGEAFMAFMREGWAPRSSELPELTEAARYAAARRETLSAAYPGERLVVPAGGLKIRSNDTDYVFRPHSAFAHLTGLGADREPDAVLVLEPVADGEGHEACLYFVPLADRDSEDFFADSRSGEFWVGSRPTLASAAAELGMPTRHLSELPDALAKDVGPSGLAVRVVRDADREVAQQVDEARAQGGLGSQAQVDASTEADLELARTLSTQRMVKDDWEVAQMQEAVDATATAFDAVVEHLPEAVRRGRGERWVEGVFGLHARHAGNGVGYDSICAAGDHATTLHWIRNTGDVADGQLLLLDAGVETDALYTADVTRTVPVSGTFTEPQRRVYDAVLEAQEAGLAAVRPGNRFQDVHAAAIEVIARHLLDWGLLPDDVTLEQTLDAKEGQFHRRWMVHGTSHHLGIDVHDCAQALREDYVEGELREGMVLTVEPGLYFKADDLLVPEELRGIGVRIEDDVVVTADGSRNLSAMLPRTADEVEAWVRAGGRRG; encoded by the coding sequence ATGAGTGAGAAACAGCACAAGGCAGAGCACCGCAACCGTCCGACCGGCGAGGCCTTCATGGCCTTCATGCGGGAGGGCTGGGCGCCCCGCTCCAGCGAGCTGCCGGAGCTCACCGAGGCGGCCCGGTATGCCGCGGCCCGCCGCGAGACGTTGTCGGCGGCCTACCCCGGGGAACGGCTCGTCGTGCCGGCCGGCGGGCTCAAGATCCGCAGCAACGACACCGACTACGTCTTCCGCCCGCACAGCGCCTTCGCCCACCTGACCGGCCTCGGCGCCGACCGCGAGCCGGACGCGGTCCTCGTCCTCGAGCCGGTCGCCGACGGCGAGGGGCACGAGGCGTGCCTCTACTTCGTGCCGCTGGCGGACCGGGACAGCGAGGACTTCTTCGCCGACTCCCGCTCCGGCGAGTTCTGGGTCGGCTCCCGCCCGACGCTGGCCTCGGCCGCCGCCGAGCTGGGTATGCCCACCCGTCACCTCTCCGAGCTCCCGGACGCCCTCGCCAAGGACGTCGGCCCGTCGGGGCTGGCCGTCCGTGTGGTCCGCGACGCCGACCGCGAGGTGGCCCAGCAGGTCGACGAGGCCCGTGCGCAGGGCGGGCTGGGCTCGCAGGCGCAGGTCGACGCGAGCACGGAGGCGGACCTGGAGCTGGCCCGGACCCTGTCCACCCAGCGCATGGTCAAGGACGACTGGGAGGTGGCGCAGATGCAGGAGGCGGTGGACGCCACCGCCACCGCCTTCGACGCCGTCGTGGAGCACCTGCCGGAGGCGGTGCGGCGCGGTCGCGGCGAGCGCTGGGTCGAGGGCGTCTTCGGGCTGCACGCCCGGCACGCCGGCAACGGCGTGGGCTACGACTCGATCTGCGCCGCGGGCGACCACGCCACGACGCTGCACTGGATCCGCAACACCGGCGACGTGGCGGACGGGCAGCTGCTGCTGCTCGACGCGGGCGTCGAGACCGACGCGCTCTACACCGCCGACGTCACCCGCACCGTCCCGGTCTCCGGGACCTTCACCGAGCCGCAGCGACGCGTCTACGACGCCGTCCTGGAGGCGCAGGAGGCGGGCCTGGCGGCGGTGCGTCCCGGCAACCGCTTCCAGGACGTGCACGCCGCGGCCATCGAGGTCATCGCGCGGCACCTGCTCGACTGGGGGCTGCTGCCCGACGACGTGACCCTGGAGCAGACGCTGGACGCGAAGGAGGGGCAGTTCCACCGCCGGTGGATGGTGCACGGCACGAGCCACCACCTCGGGATCGACGTGCACGACTGCGCGCAGGCCCTGCGCGAGGACTACGTCGAGGGCGAGCTGCGCGAGGGCATGGTCCTCACCGTCGAGCCCGGCCTCTACTTCAAGGCCGACGACCTGCTCGTCCCCGAGGAGCTGCGCGGGATCGGCGTGCGCATCGAGGACGACGTGGTCGTCACCGCGGACGGGTCGCGCAACCTGTCGGCCATGCTGCCCCGGACCGCTGACGAGGTCGAGGCCTGGGTCCGCGCCGGCGGACGCCGCGGCTGA
- a CDS encoding threonine/serine ThrE exporter family protein, with the protein MSEQSPFTSMPGTVTGPQRIGRPQLIPASRLGRQLKHQAVRVVRSSSPPTTALGTSTAADEATQRHARAVCDLALRVGEALLSTGASAADCVATVLRLGQAYGITSMHIDITYTSIAVSVHRGVDEDSLTVMRVIPDRSPDYTRMEAVQRHIDDIERSAEEAQAGIGTVMDVDVARTTLVSLLSSPHPYRRWVVTAGAAIMSVGVVMLYGAGPFMWMVAAFSAALVDRVQRLLYIWGIAAFFTQVLSAAIPAGIGLVMYAIGRETPSVVVISGIVVLLAGLSVLGAAQDAIDGYYVTAGARGLEVMMMTLGIAVGVALVLGIARRFGVSMEAAPFVALGGTPFISTIGAALIALGFCLSTYSGVRVIGLSIVIASGAWLVLEVALFLGLATPAAVAVAAAVVGALAFASFKVFRVPEDAIATAGIVSLLPGLAVYRALYLIMQNNEAVVPAAVIYFVSAVATGLGLAAGLAIGSFAARRKFGLDPAALRARRRSRGTYVADA; encoded by the coding sequence ATGAGCGAGCAGTCCCCCTTCACCAGCATGCCCGGCACCGTCACCGGACCCCAGCGCATCGGGCGCCCCCAGCTGATCCCGGCCTCCCGCCTGGGCCGCCAGCTCAAGCACCAGGCGGTGCGCGTGGTGCGCTCGAGCTCCCCGCCGACCACCGCGCTCGGCACCTCGACCGCCGCGGACGAGGCCACCCAGCGGCACGCGCGCGCCGTCTGCGACCTGGCCCTGCGGGTCGGGGAGGCGCTGCTGTCCACCGGGGCCTCGGCGGCCGACTGCGTCGCGACGGTGCTGCGGCTGGGGCAGGCCTACGGCATCACCTCGATGCACATCGACATCACCTACACCTCGATCGCCGTCTCGGTGCACCGCGGCGTGGACGAGGACTCCCTCACCGTCATGCGGGTCATCCCGGACCGCTCACCGGACTACACCCGGATGGAGGCGGTGCAGCGCCACATCGACGACATCGAGCGCTCCGCCGAGGAGGCCCAGGCGGGCATCGGGACGGTGATGGACGTCGACGTGGCCCGGACCACGCTGGTGTCCCTGCTCTCCTCTCCGCACCCCTACCGTCGCTGGGTGGTGACCGCCGGTGCCGCGATCATGTCCGTGGGCGTGGTCATGCTCTACGGCGCCGGGCCGTTCATGTGGATGGTGGCGGCCTTCTCGGCCGCGCTGGTCGACCGGGTGCAGCGGCTGCTGTACATCTGGGGGATCGCCGCCTTCTTCACCCAGGTCCTCAGCGCCGCGATCCCGGCGGGGATCGGGCTGGTCATGTATGCCATCGGCCGGGAGACGCCGTCGGTCGTCGTCATCTCCGGCATCGTCGTGCTCCTCGCCGGGCTGAGCGTGCTCGGTGCCGCGCAGGACGCCATCGACGGCTACTACGTCACGGCCGGCGCCCGGGGTCTCGAGGTGATGATGATGACCCTGGGCATCGCCGTGGGCGTGGCGCTCGTGCTCGGCATCGCGCGCCGCTTCGGGGTCTCGATGGAGGCCGCCCCCTTCGTCGCTCTCGGAGGGACACCGTTCATCTCGACCATCGGCGCGGCGCTCATCGCGCTCGGGTTCTGCCTGAGCACCTACTCCGGCGTCCGGGTCATCGGGCTGAGCATCGTCATCGCCTCGGGCGCCTGGCTGGTGCTGGAGGTGGCCCTCTTCCTAGGACTGGCGACCCCGGCCGCCGTCGCCGTCGCGGCCGCGGTGGTGGGCGCCCTGGCCTTCGCGTCGTTCAAGGTCTTCCGCGTGCCCGAGGACGCCATCGCCACGGCGGGGATCGTCTCGCTGCTGCCGGGCCTGGCCGTCTACCGCGCGCTCTACCTCATCATGCAGAACAACGAGGCCGTCGTGCCCGCAGCGGTCATCTACTTCGTGAGCGCCGTGGCCACCGGCCTGGGTCTGGCCGCGGGCCTGGCCATCGGCAGCTTCGCCGCCCGGCGCAAGTTCGGCCTGGACCCGGCCGCCCTGCGTGCCCGGCGGCGCTCGCGCGGCACCTACGTCGCCGACGCCTGA
- a CDS encoding PHP domain-containing protein, with product MPSFPQTARIDLHTHSTHSDGTQAPAELVREAARAGLDVVGLTDHDAVSGWEEADVAGREHDVVVVPGVEISCSWRGRSVHLLGYLPDPAHEELAAELERTRESRTGRLRRMVERLASAGYPVTWSEVLARSGDVRSLGRPHIADVLVRNGRYPDRDAAFADVLHSRSDFHVSHYAPAPERAIALVRDAGGAPVLAHPFAAARGHTLPDSLVEELADAGLAGLEVEHRDHAPRDRERASRLARRHGLVATGSSDYHGSGKPNRLGEHTTSAAALGALLEQTGGQLLGASP from the coding sequence ATGCCGAGCTTCCCGCAGACCGCCCGGATCGACCTGCACACGCACTCGACCCACAGCGACGGCACGCAGGCCCCGGCCGAGCTGGTGCGGGAGGCGGCACGGGCGGGGCTGGACGTGGTGGGGCTGACCGACCACGATGCGGTGTCCGGCTGGGAGGAGGCTGACGTCGCCGGGAGGGAGCACGACGTGGTCGTCGTGCCGGGGGTGGAGATCTCGTGCAGCTGGCGGGGGAGGTCGGTGCACCTGCTGGGCTACCTGCCCGACCCGGCGCACGAGGAGCTGGCCGCCGAGCTGGAGCGGACCCGGGAGAGCCGGACCGGCCGGCTGCGGCGGATGGTGGAGCGGCTGGCCTCGGCCGGCTACCCGGTGACCTGGTCGGAGGTCCTCGCCCGGTCGGGCGACGTCCGTTCCCTCGGCCGTCCGCACATCGCCGACGTGCTGGTGCGCAACGGTCGCTACCCCGACCGGGACGCGGCCTTCGCCGACGTCCTGCACTCGCGCAGCGACTTCCACGTCTCGCACTACGCGCCGGCCCCGGAGCGCGCGATCGCGCTGGTGCGGGATGCGGGCGGAGCGCCGGTGCTGGCGCACCCCTTCGCCGCGGCGCGCGGGCATACCCTCCCGGACAGCCTCGTCGAGGAGCTGGCGGACGCCGGCCTGGCCGGGCTGGAGGTGGAGCACCGGGACCACGCCCCCCGGGACCGGGAGCGCGCGAGCCGCCTGGCTCGCCGCCACGGGTTGGTCGCGACCGGCTCCAGCGACTACCACGGCAGCGGCAAGCCCAACCGGCTCGGCGAGCACACCACCTCCGCGGCGGCGCTGGGCGCTCTGCTGGAGCAGACCGGGGGTCAGCTGCTCGGCGCGTCCCCCTGA
- a CDS encoding DEAD/DEAH box helicase — protein MQEERTFADFGLHPDIVRAVADGGITHPFPIQAMTLPVALSRHDIIGQAKTGTGKTLGFGLPLLHSVVAPGDADFSSLERPGAPQALVVAPTRELAVQVAGDLTKASTHRGIRVLTVYGGRAYEPQIEALQRGVEVVVGTPGRLLDLASKGHLNLAHARTVVLDEADEMLDLGFLPDVERLLALTPAGRHTMLFSATMPGAVVSLARGYMTQPTHIRAVSEDGEGHTVAAVEQFAYRAHAMDKVEMLARILQAEGRGLTIIFARTKRTAAKVADELGDRGFAAAAIHGDLGQGAREQALRAFRTGKVDILVATDVAARGIDVEAVTHVVNYQCPEDEKTYLHRIGRTGRAGATGVAITLVDWDDMPRWGLINKALDLGYPEPEETYSSSPHLYEQLGIPEGTRGTLPRSARTREGLDAERVEDIEGPGGADRRGRGGRSSGRRDRGGQGGRDRSGQRGGDQPNRQRTRTSTTEGGGSGRRRRRRRSTARQGDAPSS, from the coding sequence ATGCAGGAAGAGCGCACCTTCGCCGACTTCGGTCTCCATCCCGACATCGTCCGGGCCGTGGCCGACGGCGGGATCACCCACCCGTTCCCCATCCAGGCGATGACCCTGCCGGTCGCGCTGTCCCGGCACGACATCATCGGTCAGGCCAAGACGGGCACCGGCAAGACCCTCGGCTTCGGCCTCCCGCTGCTGCACAGCGTCGTCGCCCCCGGCGACGCCGACTTCTCCTCGCTGGAGCGGCCGGGTGCCCCGCAGGCCCTCGTCGTCGCGCCCACCCGCGAGCTCGCGGTGCAGGTGGCCGGTGACCTCACCAAGGCCAGCACCCACCGTGGCATCCGGGTCCTCACCGTCTACGGCGGGCGGGCCTACGAGCCGCAGATCGAGGCGCTGCAGCGTGGCGTCGAGGTCGTCGTCGGCACGCCGGGCCGGCTGCTCGACCTGGCCTCGAAGGGCCACCTGAACCTCGCGCACGCCCGGACCGTGGTGCTGGACGAGGCCGACGAGATGCTGGACCTCGGCTTCCTGCCCGACGTCGAGCGGCTGCTGGCGCTGACCCCCGCGGGACGGCACACCATGCTGTTCTCCGCCACCATGCCCGGCGCGGTCGTCTCCCTGGCGCGCGGCTACATGACCCAGCCGACCCACATCCGCGCGGTCAGCGAGGACGGCGAGGGGCATACCGTCGCCGCCGTCGAGCAGTTCGCCTACCGCGCCCACGCCATGGACAAGGTCGAGATGCTCGCCCGGATCCTGCAGGCGGAGGGCCGTGGCCTGACGATCATCTTCGCGCGCACCAAGCGCACCGCCGCCAAGGTGGCCGACGAGCTCGGCGACCGGGGCTTCGCCGCGGCCGCCATCCACGGCGACCTCGGGCAGGGCGCCCGGGAGCAGGCGCTGCGCGCGTTCCGCACCGGCAAGGTCGACATCCTCGTCGCCACCGACGTCGCCGCCCGCGGCATCGACGTGGAGGCCGTGACGCACGTCGTCAACTACCAGTGCCCGGAGGACGAGAAGACCTACCTGCACCGGATCGGTCGCACCGGCCGGGCCGGCGCCACCGGTGTCGCCATCACCCTCGTGGACTGGGACGACATGCCGCGCTGGGGGCTCATCAACAAGGCCCTGGACCTCGGCTACCCGGAGCCGGAGGAGACCTACTCCTCCAGCCCGCACCTCTACGAGCAGCTGGGCATCCCCGAGGGCACCCGGGGCACCCTCCCCCGCTCGGCGCGGACCCGGGAGGGTCTGGACGCGGAGCGGGTCGAGGACATCGAGGGCCCGGGCGGGGCGGACCGGCGCGGGCGGGGCGGACGCTCCTCCGGACGCCGGGACCGCGGCGGCCAGGGTGGCCGTGACCGCTCCGGGCAGCGGGGCGGGGACCAGCCGAACCGCCAGCGCACGCGCACCAGCACGACCGAGGGAGGCGGCTCCGGCCGTCGCCGTCGCCGCCGTCGCAGCACGGCCCGTCAGGGGGACGCGCCGAGCAGCTGA